A segment of the Thermodesulfobacteriota bacterium genome:
ACTTGCGATCGTTGGTTCAGCAAAACACCGAATCATAAAATACCGTGACAAGGATCACTACGATCGCTTGAATAACGCGCGTAAGTATGGTGGAATCAATGGAAGGCCATTGGATAATGATGATTATGTCGGAGAATGAATAAGTAGTACAAAAATTGTCAAAGGTAATAATTATGTCCGGAGTGCGTGGAACTTCCCTTCGGTTTTCTCTATTGATGCTCAAATCCATAATGAACGTTGTCGGCTTTTGGGCACTCATGTTCGTTCATGCCGCCTGGGGAGAGGTGCTTTTGCATTGTACCTTTGACAACGGGTCTGCCATCAAGGAGCCGGACAGGGTACCCGCAGAGACAGCCGGGAAACCCATGCGCCTGAAGACCTCCGGTTCCGGTGTCATCCTGTTTGAGGCTGGCAAGTTCGGCAAGGCAGTGCGTCTGCACGGGGATTTGAAGAACCATGAGCTTATAGTGATAAATCCCTGTTGCATAGATTTTTCCGGATCAGGCCGGATGGATTTCTGGATTAAATTTAATCTCTATCGGGTTAAATTCCCCGCCGCTTGCGGCGAATCGGCCTTATGTGGTTGGGTGTTTGATACCCCGCTGCTTGCGGCGGGGTAGTTCATCAGGGATCCACACCAGATCAACCGGGAATTTTACATTTTTTGTGATACGAACTGGCCGATAAATTTTCAAATGGAAGTAATTCCTTATGGTGGTGGGCAGTCGAACTTTGCCGTCTGGCTCGGCGCTCTGCAGAGGGGTATTTCGAAGCAACTGTTTGTCTCCTCCGGGGATCGTTATCAGCCCGACGGCCTCTGGTCAAAAATAAGAGACAATGAATGGCGCCGTGTGACGCTGAAGTGGTGGAAGCCATGAGGGAAAAGATGATGAACTGCGCCTCTATATCGACGGGATTGCCGGCGAGGGCTCAATGCGGGATGTGACCGGAAAGCTGCCCGTGAAGGGGAAGTGGCGCGAATTACATATAGGTGGAAACAAATACGGTTCGTTTACCAATGATTTTTCCATGGATGAACTCTGGATATTTAACAGCCCGGACGATTCACCCGAACAGTATGGACTCAGGCCATGACCCATTCTGCCTGTGCCCGTAATACCCTTAAAGACGGTACTAAATATAACCTCATCTGCTTCGGGTTTATGCCGTGGAGCAATATGTGGAAGCGGAATCAGAGCATGATGGCGGAATCGGCGGGATTGGATTTTATAGACAAGGTGATTTTTGTTAATCCCGAGGCCTGGATCAGACAGATAATCAAAGGGAGAAACAAAAATTCCATTGTAACGTCCGGTCTGTTCGGTAAGCTTATTCCGGTAAAAAAGACGTCCCAAATATGGGTATATACACCCCTGCATCTAATCCCTTTTAAAAAGTACTTCCCGGGCCTGCAAAAAGTTGAATCGTTGATAATGCTGACAGTCATAAGGTGCCTCAGCTCCGGCCGGCCCCACATACTTTTTATGAACTGCCCTAATATCCTGTCGCAATATGTGCTCGATAAGTTATTGCCAGATGCCGTGCTTTCTATTTTTGATTTCTCAGATGATTTTGTAGAGCTGGTGCGCAGACAAGAAGATAAAAAGTTTTATTTTCACAACATGACAAAATATGCTCGAGCAGCAGATATTGTTTTGACTGTGAATGAGCACTTAAAAAATAAATATGGCTTTCTGAACAAGAATATCCATGTTCTAAAAAACGCTACAAACTACTCGAATTTTGACCGCACCAAGTTCGCACCGATTACTTTTTTTGAAAACATTAAAGGTAAAGGGCAACCAATTATTGGGTATACCGGCTGGATCAACCGGACCAGGATAGATTTCGGTCTCCTTGATTTTCTTGTCGAAAGGCGGCCGGAATGGCAATTTGTCTTTATCGGGCCTGCCGATGATTTTTTCATCGAAAGGTACTCCCAATATGAAAACATTCATATCATCCCTCCTGTAGATTATAAGGAACTCCCTGATTACATAAATTATTTTGATGTAGCTATAGTTCCTTTTCAAATAAATGAGCACACTAAGGGGAACGACTTATTAAAATTTCATGATTACTTGGCAATGGGAAAACCCATTGTCAGTACGAAAATTGGAGGGGCAGAGGATTTAAAACATGTCATTGGAATTGCTCAAAGACCATCTGAGTTCTTAGAAGAGATAGAGAAGTCTCTGACTAATAAAACATATGCAGATATTTCAAAGCGCAAGAATGTTGCTTTGAAAAATTCATGGCACAATCGTATCAAAGAACTCGAGATATTGATTGAAAATGCCATCGGAAGATAAAATGATCATAGTCTGCGAACCTGTCTGCTACGGTCACGAGCATGTACCTTTTAATGCTGCCCTGCTGGAGACGATATGTAGTGCTTATCCTCATGAAAGAGTAGCCTTTTATGGAGAAGAGTCACATTTGCAGCAGGTTCGTGTCCAGATCGGACAGAGCCTCTCAGCATCTATTTTTTGGACCCCTATAGTCTTGCCTCCAAGACATGCAGAGTTTTTCTCTCGCTTGGGGAGAGATTTCAAATTAGTAGCTCATTTAATAAATGCTACTGATAGGAATAATGGCGGTCTTCTTGTTTTTACGTGCGTGACACCATCAACGATTTTTGTTCTTAATTTCCTGCTGAAATTTGTATACAGACAAGCTAAAGTACAGGCTGTATTGCATGGTATTTTGGGTTCTTTGACTGGTTGGCGATCCCGTAATCCATTTATCCGATTCACTGATTTGCGGAGTGCTTTGTCCTTGGGGAGTTGCGACAGAATTCAGTATATAATTTTAGAAGAGTCTATCAAGAGAAAGCTCCTTTGCGTTATTTCTTTTCTACAAGGAAGCGTTGCTGTGTTGGAGCATCCCATTGCACCCAATGAGCGGTTTGAAAATTCAATAGCGCTTATGCCGCCGATTAAGTTTGGTTTCTTAGGGGCCTCCACGGAGGCCAAGGGGTTTGACAGGTATTTAAAAGTTGCTTCGGAAATCAAAAGCAGGTTTCCTGGTCGAGCAGAGTTCCATGCATATGGCTCCATTTCAGATGGATTATCAAAATTACAAATGTCTGTATTGGATGTCCAGCCCCAACAAACTAAACTTGGCAGGAACCAATATGTTTGCGGTCTTAAGAATCTTCATTTTGTATGCTTTCCGTATAAAAAAGGCCATTATGAACTATCTCCAAGTGGGGCCCTCCTCGACGCGGTTGCCTTTGGAAAACCTATAGTTGCTTCCAGGTTGCCGATTTTCGAGGCACTCTTCGATCGGTATGGCGATATTGGCTATCTGTTCGATACTGAGGGCGAATTTTGTCAGATCATTCAACAGATCGCGCAAGAAGCCGATGATAGGCGTTATGCTAACCAAGTAATAAATATCAAAAGACTGCGAGATGATCGATCATCCAGATTTTTGGCTATCAAGTACCGAAACATTACCTCTGGACTTATTAAATCAGCTCAAATTAGTACTGCACTACCCAGAGGTTAAGGAATAAATTTGCAGCGTGGTCGGCGCCCTCGATTTCCTTAAGCTTATTAGTAACGTGCAACTGGTATTGACAGATTCAGGTGGCATTTAGGAAGAGACAACCGTTCTGGGAATTCCCTGCTTAACGCTACGTGAAAATACCGAAAGGTCTGTTACAATAACCGAAGGAACTAATAAACTGGTTGGTACTGATAAAGGCAAGATTATTGACGAAGCGTTAAAGTCTCAAAAAATGGGGTCAAAAAAACTGTGTGCCGGAACTGTGGGATGGGATGGCGGCTGTCAGAATAATAAACATACTAACTAACAAGGAAGCACGAACAAAGATAAAAAATGGGAAATAAAAAGATATTGATGATAGCCTATCACTTTCCGCCTGACATTGCTGTTGGTGCAATAAGGCCATCCCGTTTCGTAAAATATCTGCCTGATTTTGGATATGAACCATATGTGATTACCGTAAAAGGGAAATATTATGGGAAGAAGAGTACTAATTACGGCAATCCGGATAACGTTTTCAGGACAGCGATGTTTCCGAGTCTCAATAGTATCTATCTGAGAATAAAGAGTCTATGTTATAAAGCTAATAAATCTGAACAGCTTATTGAAACAAAAATAGCACAAGATTTTCTTGAGAAGAAGAATCAAAAGGATGTTGGTTTTGCAAAAATAAAAAGGCTTATAAATTCGTTGTGTTGGCTACCTGATGATAGATTGGGGTGGCTTCCTTTCGGTTTTCTCAAGGCCCTAACTCTTATTGAGAGAGAAAACATTCGCTATGTGATGACTACAAGTCCTCCTCACTCCGTACATCTCATGGGGCTATTATTAAAAAAATATTCAAACATAAAATGGGTTGCTGATTTTAGAGATCCATGGTGTCTGACTTTTCATAAGAAGATGATGTCAGCCAGAAGCCGATTTTCCGAGCGTATGGAAAGAAAAATGGAGAAAATGGTGATTGAGTCTGCGGATAAGGTTGTCTTTGTTACAGAGAGGTTGAGGAGGGGATACGAAGAACTTTATCCCTATGTAGATCGTCAAAAGCTTGAAACGCTGACGAATGGATATGATCCGGAAGATTTCAAAGATATTGTAATTAAAGAAAAATACAAAAAGCTTACGTTTACCTATACTGGAAACCTTTATTACGGGAGGAGTCCCGATAATTTTTTTAAGGCCATGTCAGGGCTAATAAAGGACTCAAAAATCAATAAAGAAGTACTCGAAATCAAACTTGTGGGCAACTGTAAATATGCAGAGGGCATATCGGTAAAGGAAATGGCTAAAAAATATAATATAGACTCTATCGTACGAATACTGGACCCAATCCCATA
Coding sequences within it:
- a CDS encoding glycosyltransferase is translated as MLDKLLPDAVLSIFDFSDDFVELVRRQEDKKFYFHNMTKYARAADIVLTVNEHLKNKYGFLNKNIHVLKNATNYSNFDRTKFAPITFFENIKGKGQPIIGYTGWINRTRIDFGLLDFLVERRPEWQFVFIGPADDFFIERYSQYENIHIIPPVDYKELPDYINYFDVAIVPFQINEHTKGNDLLKFHDYLAMGKPIVSTKIGGAEDLKHVIGIAQRPSEFLEEIEKSLTNKTYADISKRKNVALKNSWHNRIKELEILIENAIGR
- a CDS encoding glycosyltransferase family 4 protein, whose translation is MGNKKILMIAYHFPPDIAVGAIRPSRFVKYLPDFGYEPYVITVKGKYYGKKSTNYGNPDNVFRTAMFPSLNSIYLRIKSLCYKANKSEQLIETKIAQDFLEKKNQKDVGFAKIKRLINSLCWLPDDRLGWLPFGFLKALTLIERENIRYVMTTSPPHSVHLMGLLLKKYSNIKWVADFRDPWCLTFHKKMMSARSRFSERMERKMEKMVIESADKVVFVTERLRRGYEELYPYVDRQKLETLTNGYDPEDFKDIVIKEKYKKLTFTYTGNLYYGRSPDNFFKAMSGLIKDSKINKEVLEIKLVGNCKYAEGISVKEMAKKYNIDSIVRILDPIPYKEALELMVCSHVLLLFAPDQYYQIPAKAYEYTASGSDIIAFTPDGATRDLITNYSRGIIVAPDNILQIKEAILGCYNRYISMNNITPTDLDENTYNKDAYLKKFSSKELTGRLVSILSNS
- a CDS encoding glycosyltransferase, producing MIIVCEPVCYGHEHVPFNAALLETICSAYPHERVAFYGEESHLQQVRVQIGQSLSASIFWTPIVLPPRHAEFFSRLGRDFKLVAHLINATDRNNGGLLVFTCVTPSTIFVLNFLLKFVYRQAKVQAVLHGILGSLTGWRSRNPFIRFTDLRSALSLGSCDRIQYIILEESIKRKLLCVISFLQGSVAVLEHPIAPNERFENSIALMPPIKFGFLGASTEAKGFDRYLKVASEIKSRFPGRAEFHAYGSISDGLSKLQMSVLDVQPQQTKLGRNQYVCGLKNLHFVCFPYKKGHYELSPSGALLDAVAFGKPIVASRLPIFEALFDRYGDIGYLFDTEGEFCQIIQQIAQEADDRRYANQVINIKRLRDDRSSRFLAIKYRNITSGLIKSAQISTALPRG